One Rubripirellula amarantea DNA segment encodes these proteins:
- a CDS encoding BamA/OMP85 family outer membrane protein, whose product MQILKATVKRSQCARWPIVSSDSVSIVALFACVLIAGATLATPVGAQFGGGGMGAGGGGGAQAPAPDTKPKFREHIHSLDGLAVRREKGDAIVAEVRIVGNRRVSINRIMQELQTRASRFYDDDTVLGDVRRLNDMGSFDHVTYKTEEIAKGEMRVTFTVHEREIITQVIFHGNRGCNDRELNGRAGLAPNDPLNEFSIESARRRLIDYYQGEGFNQVSVLSSVGLQNDPNAVVFRINEGPKERIREIRIEGSTIVTEARLKKIINSRGPMAGVIRWINNTADLQKINEDVDVLAAYYHNLGFLTATVGRHLEYDESGKWITVTYVVNEGPRFRVNEIQIIGNEFITEQSLRDRLSLKPGDMYDGSILRRDVGEVIYGYGELGFIYAEVDPQTVMRDEDNVVDLIYKISEGDRWKVGEIRVNIDGEPHLMRETTMLNLVDLREGDWINRRTLETNRSRLERSQLLEVNPQIADPPDIKVVPSDDLPADY is encoded by the coding sequence ATGCAGATTTTAAAAGCAACTGTCAAACGTTCCCAATGTGCTCGCTGGCCGATCGTCTCAAGCGATTCTGTGTCGATCGTCGCGTTGTTTGCGTGCGTTTTGATCGCGGGGGCAACCTTAGCGACACCCGTCGGAGCACAGTTCGGTGGTGGCGGAATGGGCGCCGGCGGCGGAGGCGGGGCTCAAGCTCCTGCACCCGACACCAAGCCAAAGTTCCGCGAACATATTCATAGCCTCGATGGCTTGGCTGTGCGACGCGAAAAAGGTGACGCAATCGTGGCCGAGGTGCGCATCGTCGGCAACCGTCGCGTAAGCATCAACCGCATCATGCAAGAACTGCAAACGCGGGCGAGTCGCTTCTACGATGACGACACTGTCCTGGGTGACGTTCGTCGGCTCAACGACATGGGGTCCTTTGACCATGTCACCTACAAAACCGAAGAAATCGCCAAAGGCGAAATGCGTGTGACTTTCACGGTTCACGAACGCGAAATCATCACTCAAGTAATCTTCCACGGAAATCGTGGCTGCAACGATCGTGAGCTGAATGGACGTGCTGGACTTGCACCCAACGATCCTCTCAACGAATTTTCGATCGAATCCGCTCGTCGTCGCTTGATCGACTATTACCAAGGCGAAGGCTTCAACCAAGTCTCGGTGCTCAGTTCGGTGGGTCTGCAAAACGACCCGAACGCTGTTGTGTTCCGAATCAATGAAGGTCCTAAAGAACGAATTCGTGAGATTCGAATTGAAGGATCCACCATCGTCACCGAAGCACGGCTGAAAAAGATCATCAACTCAAGAGGTCCGATGGCCGGTGTGATCCGATGGATCAACAACACCGCCGACCTGCAAAAGATCAACGAAGACGTTGACGTTCTAGCGGCTTATTACCACAACTTGGGATTCCTAACGGCGACCGTGGGACGTCATCTGGAGTACGACGAGTCTGGTAAGTGGATCACGGTAACGTATGTGGTCAACGAAGGACCGCGTTTCCGAGTCAACGAAATTCAAATCATTGGCAATGAATTCATCACCGAACAATCATTGCGAGATCGCCTGTCGCTAAAGCCGGGTGACATGTACGACGGTTCAATCCTTCGCCGCGATGTTGGTGAGGTGATCTACGGTTACGGCGAACTTGGGTTCATTTACGCCGAAGTTGATCCGCAAACCGTGATGCGAGATGAGGACAACGTTGTCGACCTGATCTACAAGATCTCGGAAGGCGACCGTTGGAAAGTGGGCGAAATTCGAGTCAACATTGACGGCGAACCCCATCTCATGCGAGAGACAACGATGTTGAACTTGGTCGACTTACGTGAAGGTGATTGGATCAATCGCCGCACGCTTGAAACGAACCGAAGTCGACTCGAACGAAGTCAGTTACTGGAAGTCAACCCGCAGATCGCGGATCCTCCCGACATCAAGGTGGTCCCAAGCGATGATCTCCCCGCGGATTACTAG
- a CDS encoding diacylglycerol/lipid kinase family protein, with product MPLPSVVLFTSPKAGSGKNRDQIDRLISRLRQANNSASVTANVAELDALLRQTVKPIVVAAGGDGTIGLVASRLAVLQTLDNVAPARLIPMPMGTENLLARQFGFRADADYVFDKIYHGHSTPIDLGFVGQKPFLSMVTCGFDGEVIRAMHLTRRGHIRRFDYWRPILRAIRHYRFPPIMIEAEGVPPSDDSQEDDVGGNDSTRTIQCGWAMAFNLPVYAGGMTIEPHAKPNDGLLDVIAFQGRSILSGLRYVAGIRLGRHLEFPDVVRFRATTLRVHSSHRVPFQLDGDYGGKLPIEIRVEPSAIELLV from the coding sequence ATGCCTCTGCCCTCCGTCGTCCTATTCACCAGCCCTAAAGCGGGTAGCGGTAAGAATCGCGACCAAATTGATCGGCTGATCTCTCGGCTTCGCCAAGCCAACAACTCCGCCAGCGTTACCGCCAACGTCGCCGAACTGGATGCCTTGCTGCGTCAAACGGTGAAGCCCATTGTGGTTGCCGCTGGAGGCGATGGAACGATTGGGTTGGTTGCATCGCGATTGGCTGTCTTACAAACCCTAGATAACGTTGCCCCGGCTCGGTTGATTCCCATGCCGATGGGCACCGAGAATCTACTAGCCCGACAATTTGGGTTTCGCGCCGACGCTGATTATGTTTTCGACAAAATTTATCACGGTCATTCCACGCCGATCGACCTTGGTTTCGTTGGTCAAAAACCTTTCCTGAGCATGGTCACATGTGGTTTTGACGGTGAAGTCATTCGTGCGATGCATCTGACAAGGCGAGGTCACATCCGCCGGTTCGATTACTGGCGTCCTATTCTTAGAGCGATTCGGCACTATCGTTTTCCCCCTATCATGATCGAAGCCGAAGGAGTTCCCCCAAGCGACGATAGCCAAGAAGACGACGTTGGTGGGAATGATTCCACGCGAACGATCCAATGCGGTTGGGCGATGGCATTCAATTTGCCTGTTTACGCTGGCGGCATGACAATCGAACCTCATGCGAAGCCGAACGATGGGCTTCTCGACGTGATCGCGTTTCAAGGCCGAAGCATCCTAAGCGGCTTACGCTACGTCGCCGGAATCCGCTTGGGACGACACCTCGAGTTCCCCGATGTCGTTCGTTTCCGAGCGACGACGCTACGCGTTCACTCGTCACATCGCGTACCGTTCCAACTCGATGGCGATTATGGCGGAAAGCTTCCAATAGAGATCAGAGTGGAACCGTCGGCGATTGAGTTGCTCGTTTAA
- the kdsA gene encoding 3-deoxy-8-phosphooctulonate synthase gives MSQTTPSTVDPVSIGPYRCGDAEPLLLIAGPCVLQTYELSMQIADVLCRINDRDDVNVVFKASFDKANRTSLTARRGPGIDEGLKMLDRIGEKSGLPKTTDLHLPDQADAVAQVCDLLQIPAFLARQTDLIVAAAQTGRPLNVKKGQFMSPGDMKYVVEKARGSFAESPHANPASSAPNPEAAGRKGGVMLCERGTFFGYGRLVNDMQSLPLMRALGVPVVFDATHSVQQPGGLGGATGGNREMVEPLARAAVAMSTDALFFETHPDPDTSPSDGANMIPLDRFEATIDRLLKLRQTVSSL, from the coding sequence ATGAGCCAAACCACCCCCTCAACCGTTGATCCTGTTTCGATTGGTCCCTATCGCTGCGGTGACGCCGAACCGCTGCTCCTGATCGCAGGCCCCTGCGTGCTGCAGACCTATGAATTGTCGATGCAGATTGCTGATGTGCTCTGTCGAATCAATGATCGTGACGATGTGAACGTTGTGTTCAAGGCATCGTTCGACAAGGCCAATCGCACCAGCCTGACGGCTCGCCGAGGCCCAGGCATCGACGAAGGTTTGAAGATGCTTGATCGCATTGGCGAAAAAAGCGGTCTGCCCAAAACCACGGACCTCCATTTGCCGGATCAGGCCGACGCGGTAGCTCAGGTTTGCGACCTGCTTCAAATCCCGGCTTTTCTGGCTAGGCAAACTGATTTGATCGTTGCCGCAGCTCAGACAGGTCGTCCGCTCAACGTCAAGAAAGGTCAATTCATGTCGCCGGGCGATATGAAATATGTGGTCGAAAAAGCCCGAGGATCCTTCGCCGAGAGTCCTCATGCGAATCCGGCCAGTTCGGCTCCGAACCCGGAAGCCGCGGGTCGAAAGGGGGGCGTGATGTTGTGCGAACGCGGGACATTTTTTGGCTACGGACGACTGGTCAACGACATGCAGTCGCTACCACTGATGCGAGCTTTGGGAGTCCCGGTCGTGTTCGATGCCACGCACAGCGTGCAGCAGCCCGGCGGATTAGGAGGTGCGACGGGTGGAAACCGAGAAATGGTCGAACCACTTGCCCGAGCCGCCGTAGCAATGAGTACGGATGCCCTCTTTTTCGAAACTCATCCTGACCCCGACACCTCGCCCAGCGACGGTGCCAATATGATCCCGCTCGATCGCTTTGAAGCGACCATCGACCGGCTGCTCAAACTGCGCCAAACCGTTTCCAGCTTGTGA
- a CDS encoding amino acid kinase family protein: MIRVVKVGGSLLLNPMLVDTLQDWIGCQEPATNVLIFGGGKVIDAIRELDTVHSLDPVATHWHCIDLLDAMFQVVSDWFPAWEAIRSPEMLQDLSEQNSAAATRLVRVGAFYRPGDDSRLPQDWRTTTDSIAAHLAIRLNADELVLLKSCDIPNEFTAASLAATGIVDAAFPLIAQHVARIRLERLQG, encoded by the coding sequence GTGATTCGGGTGGTTAAGGTCGGCGGTAGTTTATTGCTTAATCCAATGTTGGTTGATACGCTCCAAGATTGGATTGGATGTCAGGAACCAGCGACGAATGTGTTGATCTTTGGTGGCGGCAAAGTCATCGATGCGATCCGCGAGCTCGACACGGTTCATTCATTGGACCCGGTTGCTACTCACTGGCACTGCATCGATTTGCTTGATGCAATGTTTCAGGTTGTTAGTGACTGGTTTCCCGCGTGGGAGGCAATCAGGTCACCCGAAATGTTGCAGGATCTGAGTGAGCAGAACTCGGCTGCAGCAACACGTTTGGTTCGGGTGGGAGCGTTCTATCGCCCAGGCGATGATTCACGTTTGCCTCAGGATTGGCGAACGACGACGGACTCGATCGCCGCTCACTTGGCCATCAGGCTCAATGCAGACGAGCTAGTGCTATTGAAGTCGTGCGATATTCCCAACGAGTTCACTGCGGCATCGCTTGCCGCTACTGGAATTGTCGATGCCGCCTTTCCCTTGATCGCCCAACACGTCGCGAGAATACGACTTGAGCGACTTCAAGGATAG
- a CDS encoding hydantoinase/oxoprolinase family protein: MKTLEDTGHCDTARVVGIDIGGANLKVSDLLGNAASQFFPMWSDSDRLCDALADMLVPFEFSSLAVTMTGELADCFFDRREGVSKIVDSAVAASKRFNADVCFYTVEGEFVGGSAAKQNPDAVAASNWHASAKCIAEEYFGNDIALRHAASSGAVDDAMVVDVGSTTTDIVPIKAGKVATASCTDFDRLVEGSLVYLGCGRTPVCSLVSSLRFRGRNVRVMNEVFATMDDVMLILGKNSEDAQDCQSADQRPRTIEMAANRMARMIGLDHRRVDISLARDLSAQVMTAAQHEVQLAFDGIDNGGTIVMIGHGGELLRVPADRDVLRLGQIFNAEVSRCFPAYAVGVLLAKTIRSRA; encoded by the coding sequence GTGAAAACGTTGGAAGACACTGGGCATTGCGATACCGCTCGTGTTGTCGGCATTGACATCGGTGGTGCAAACTTGAAGGTCTCTGATTTGCTTGGCAATGCGGCAAGTCAGTTTTTTCCTATGTGGTCTGATTCCGATCGGCTATGCGATGCTTTGGCCGACATGTTGGTTCCGTTTGAGTTTTCGTCGCTTGCAGTAACGATGACAGGCGAGCTTGCCGATTGTTTCTTTGATCGCCGCGAAGGTGTCTCCAAGATTGTTGACTCGGCGGTTGCTGCATCCAAACGATTTAACGCCGATGTTTGTTTCTATACCGTCGAAGGCGAATTCGTGGGTGGTTCGGCGGCAAAGCAGAATCCCGATGCGGTTGCCGCATCGAATTGGCATGCTTCCGCAAAATGTATTGCTGAAGAGTATTTCGGAAACGACATCGCCTTACGCCATGCCGCTTCGAGCGGCGCCGTTGATGACGCAATGGTCGTGGACGTTGGATCGACGACCACGGATATCGTTCCTATCAAGGCGGGTAAGGTCGCTACGGCCTCGTGCACTGATTTTGATCGCTTGGTCGAAGGTTCGCTTGTCTATCTCGGTTGCGGCCGAACTCCGGTTTGCTCATTGGTTTCAAGTTTGCGTTTCCGAGGACGAAACGTGCGCGTGATGAATGAAGTGTTTGCGACGATGGACGATGTAATGCTGATTCTTGGTAAAAACAGCGAAGACGCCCAAGATTGTCAATCGGCGGACCAGCGACCAAGAACAATAGAGATGGCCGCGAATCGAATGGCTCGCATGATTGGGCTAGATCACCGTAGGGTCGACATTTCTCTGGCACGTGATTTGTCAGCCCAGGTGATGACTGCAGCTCAACACGAAGTTCAACTCGCTTTTGACGGTATCGATAATGGTGGCACGATTGTGATGATTGGACACGGCGGGGAACTGCTGCGCGTGCCAGCGGATCGCGACGTGTTGAGACTTGGCCAGATTTTTAACGCGGAAGTCTCGCGGTGCTTTCCTGCGTACGCGGTCGGTGTTTTATTGGCTAAGACAATTCGGAGTCGTGCGTGA